The Streptomyces nigra genome includes the window ACAGCAGCCCGCGGAAGATGATCTCCTCCGTCGAGGCGGCGGCCGCCATGAAGCCGATCAACCCGATGGCCCCGCTCACCGAGTCGATGCCGTGGACCTCGTAGTCACCGAGGATGTAGATGTTGCCGATGACGCAGAGGAACATCAGCGTGCCGATGACCAGGCCCCAGAAGGCCGCGCCCACCGCGCCCTCCCCCCGCAGTTCGGTCACCTCGCGGTTCTCGGTACGCCGTACGGCCCACCGGTAGACGAAGGTCATCACGGCCACGGTGAGGGCGCCCACCAGGAGGGAGAGCCAGGGGTTGTCCTTCACCCCGTCGGCGAGACCGCCGCACAGCGCGTAGACCGCGAAGACGACGACGACCTGCAGGACTGTCTTCCAGGCTTTCATGACGTGGACTCCCCTTGCCGGTTCCGACTCCGGTTCCTTCTCCGGCCCGCGGCCCGGCGTTCCGCGGTGAGTCGAACACTAGGAATTCGGGGTCGGGGGAGTCGTCACCGTGGAGTGGACACTCGCTTGTGGCTCGCGCGGGGGACAGCGGGGCGGGACGTCCCCCGGAAGGGGCCTACGTGCTGGAGACGCGGCCGTGTCCGTCAGGACTGGTTCTGGCTGGCCAGTGCCTCGGCCAGTTCACCGGCGATCTGCTGGAGCACCGGCACGATCCGCTCCGTCGCCGCCTCGGTGACCCGGCCCGCCGGGCCCGAGATCGAGATGGCCGCCGGGGTGGGGGAGTCGGGCACGGGCACCGCGAGACAGCGCACCCCGATCTCCTGCTCGTTGTCGTCGACGGCGTAGCCGGTGCGGCGCACGTCCTCCAGCGCCGCGAGGAAGCCGTCCGGCGTGGTGATGGTCCGCTCCGTGGCGGCCGGCATGCCGGTGCGCGACAGCAGCGCGCGCACCTCGTCGGCCGGGAAGTCGGCGAGCAGGGCCTTGCCGACGCCCGTGGAGTGCGGCAGGACGCGCCGGCCCACCTCGGTGAACATGCGCATCGAGTGCTTGGACGGCACCTGGGCGACGTAGACGATCTCGTCGCCGTCGAGCAGGGCCATGTTGGCGGTCTCGCCGGTCTCCTCGACCAGGCGGGCCAGGTAGGGGCGGGCCCAGGTGCCCAGCAGCCGGGAGGCGGACTCACCGAGCCGGATCAGCCGCGGGCCGAGCGCGTAGCGGCGGTTGGGCTGCTGGCGGACGTATCCGCAGGCCACCAGGGTGCGCATCAGACGGTGGATGGTCGGCAGGGGCAGACCGCTGCTGGCGGACAGCTCGCTCAGGCCGACCTCGCCTCCGGCGTCCGCCATCCGCTCCAGCAGGTCGAAGGCGCGCTCCAGGGACTGGACGCCGCCGCTGGACCGGGTGGAGTCGGTGGTGCTGGCGCTGGACGTCGGCACGGCGCGTTCCTTTCGGGACCGGAGAGGGCAGAAGCCTACCCGCCGGTCGGTCGACTCCCCGTGAGGGCGTCTGCACGTTCTGCGTGTCGGAAGTGTAATTCCGCTTTACGGAACTGTCCAGAGCTGCGAGGTGAGGTGCATCGTGGAGAAGTGTGCCCTTGACGGCGCCGCGACGGGAGTGAAGACTCCTTCAACAGAACGTTGAATTCCCGTGGTCCGAGTGGCCGTGGGAACCAAGGCGGCAGAGAGGGGTCCGGGTGTCCGACGTCGAACTGGTGCTGCGCTCGACGCGCGTCATCACCCCGGAGGGGACACGGCCCGCCTCGGTCGCCGTCGCCGCCGGAAAGATCACGGCCGTCCTCCCGTACGACGCCGGCGTCCCGTCCGGCGCCCGGCTGGAGGACCTCGGCGACGACGTCCTGCTGCCCGGCCTCGTCGACACGCACGTCCACGTCAACGACCCCGGGCGCACCGAGTGGGAGGGGTTCTGGACCGCCACCCGCGCCGCGGCGGCCGGCGGCATCACCACCCTCGTCGACATGCCGCTCAACTCCCTCCCGCCCACCACGACCGTCGACCATCTGCGCGTCAAGCGGAAGACGGCCGCCGACAAGGCCCATGTCGACGTCGGCTTCTGGGGCGGCGCCCTGCCCGGCAACACCGGGGACCTGCGCCCGCTGCACGAGGCCGGGGTGTTCGGCTTCAAGGCGTTCCTGTCGCCGTCGGGCGTGGACGAGTTCCCGCACCTCGAACAGGACCAACTCGCCCGTTCCCTGACCGAGATCGCCTCCTTCGGCGGACTGCTCATCGTCCACGCCGAGGACCCGCACCACCTCGACGCCGCCCCGCAGCGGGGCGGCCCCCGGTACGCCGACTTCCTCGCCTCCCGACCCCGGGACGCCGAGGACACGGCGATCGCCCAATTGATCGACCAGGCCAGACGCCTCGACGCGCGCGTGCACGTGCTGCACCTGTCCTCCGCCGACGCGCTCCCGCTGATCGCCGAGGCCCGGCGGGACGGCGTACGGATCACCGTCGAGACCTGCCCGCACTACCTCACCCTGACCGCCGAGGAAGTCCCGGACGGCGCCAGCGAGTTCAAGTGCTGCCCGCCCATCCGCGAGGCCGCCAACCAGGACCTGCTGTGGCAGGCCCTCGCGGACGGCACCGTCGACTGCGTGGTGACCGACCACTCGCCGTCCACGGCCGACCTCAAGACCGACGACTTCGCCACCGCCTGGGGCGGTATCTCCGGTCTCCAGCTGAGCCTGGCCGCCGTATGGACGGAGGCACGCCGACGCGGCCACGGCCTGGAGGACGTGGTCCGCTGGATGTCCACCCGGACCGCCGGCCTGGTCGGCCTCGGCCAGAAGGGCGCCATCGAGGCCGGCCGCGACGCCGACTTCGCCGTGCTCGCCCCCGACGCGGCCTTCACCGTGGACCCGGCCGGCCTCCAGCACCGCAACCGTGTGACGGCGTACGCGGGCAGGACCCTGCACGGGGTCGTGCGCTCCACCTGGCTGCGCGGCGAACGCATCTACTCCGACGGCGAGTTCACCGACCCGAAGGGACGCCTCCTCACCCGGGCCGGCCGGCTCCCCACCGACGACGAAAGGCAGACCTGATCACCGTGACGGCGATCCCCAGCTTCACCGGCGACGCACGCCCCTACGGCGGCGGCGACCCGTACGCGGACTACCGCACCGCCGACTTCGACTTCACCCGCCACGCCGATCTCGCCGACCGGCGGC containing:
- a CDS encoding IclR family transcriptional regulator, with the protein product MPTSSASTTDSTRSSGGVQSLERAFDLLERMADAGGEVGLSELSASSGLPLPTIHRLMRTLVACGYVRQQPNRRYALGPRLIRLGESASRLLGTWARPYLARLVEETGETANMALLDGDEIVYVAQVPSKHSMRMFTEVGRRVLPHSTGVGKALLADFPADEVRALLSRTGMPAATERTITTPDGFLAALEDVRRTGYAVDDNEQEIGVRCLAVPVPDSPTPAAISISGPAGRVTEAATERIVPVLQQIAGELAEALASQNQS
- the allB gene encoding allantoinase AllB; this translates as MSDVELVLRSTRVITPEGTRPASVAVAAGKITAVLPYDAGVPSGARLEDLGDDVLLPGLVDTHVHVNDPGRTEWEGFWTATRAAAAGGITTLVDMPLNSLPPTTTVDHLRVKRKTAADKAHVDVGFWGGALPGNTGDLRPLHEAGVFGFKAFLSPSGVDEFPHLEQDQLARSLTEIASFGGLLIVHAEDPHHLDAAPQRGGPRYADFLASRPRDAEDTAIAQLIDQARRLDARVHVLHLSSADALPLIAEARRDGVRITVETCPHYLTLTAEEVPDGASEFKCCPPIREAANQDLLWQALADGTVDCVVTDHSPSTADLKTDDFATAWGGISGLQLSLAAVWTEARRRGHGLEDVVRWMSTRTAGLVGLGQKGAIEAGRDADFAVLAPDAAFTVDPAGLQHRNRVTAYAGRTLHGVVRSTWLRGERIYSDGEFTDPKGRLLTRAGRLPTDDERQT